A DNA window from Megalobrama amblycephala isolate DHTTF-2021 linkage group LG11, ASM1881202v1, whole genome shotgun sequence contains the following coding sequences:
- the mrpl19 gene encoding 39S ribosomal protein L19, mitochondrial: protein MAACTRRAREMMGLLRILRNIAHNERLLSTSVMRHAAASDGPPKFTPPTKPVIIDKTQKEASLRRFLSPEFIPPRQRTNPVKFSVERKDMIQRRKVLNIPEFYVGSILGVTMSDPHASGNLNRFVGICTQRSGKGLGATFVLRNVVDGQGVEICYELYSPRIRKIEVLKLEKRLDDNLMYLRDALSEYSTFDFNMQPVHYELTGDVPVNPLKVKMKPKPWSKRWERPKFNIQGIRFDLCLTPEMMEHAQKWGEPWREYDMLKEYDTSSLKEQIFQEVEENLSK, encoded by the exons ATGGCGGCGTGCACAAGGAGGGCGAGAGAAATGATGGGCTTGCTACGAATTTTAAGAAATATAGCTCATAACGAAC GGCTTCTGTCGACGTCTGTGATGAGGCATGCTGCGGCGTCTGATGGACCTCCAAAATTCACCCCTCCGACCAAACCTGTTATCATAGACAAAACACAGAAAGAAGCATCTCTGCGACG GTTTTTGAGTCCAGAATTCATCCCTCCTCGTCAGCGTACAAACCCTGTGAAGTTTTCCGTGGAACGGAAAGACATGATACAGAGACGGAAAGTTCTCAACATTCCAGAGTTTTATGTTG GCAGCATTTTAGGAGTGACCATGTCTGATCCTCACGCGAGCGGGAACCTGAATCGCTTCGTTGGAATCTGCACTCAGCGCTCTGGAAAAGGATTGGGTGCTACTTTTGTACTTAGGAATGTGGTCGATGGCCAGG GAGTGGAGATATGCTACGAGTTGTACAGTCCACGTATACGTAAGATTGAAGTGTTGAAGCTGGAGAAGAGACTGGATGACAATCTCATGTACTTGAGAGACGCTCTATCTGAGTATAGCACCTTTGACTTCAACATGCAACCTGTACATTATGAACTTACTGGAGATGTCCCAGTCAATCCG ttaaaagtaaaaatgaagCCAAAGCCATGGTCTAAACGCTGGGAGCGTCCCAAGTTTAACATTCAGGGAATCCGCTTTGACCTATGTTTGACCCCAGAGATGATGGAGCATGCTCAGAAGTGGGGAGAACCGTGGAGAGAGTACGATATGCTAAAGGAGTATGACACATCCAGCCTAAAGGAGCAGATCTTCCAGGAGGTAGAGGAAAATCTCAGCAAATAA